The Sphingosinicella humi genome has a window encoding:
- a CDS encoding SDR family NAD(P)-dependent oxidoreductase yields the protein MPGRFEGQLALVTGASRGIGAAIAEGLGREGAHVILTARTAEGLEEVEERIHQTGGSATIAPLDLTDGESIGRLAAAVRERWGALDMLILNAAMLGSLTPVPSIDGKEFNKLLTLNLLAQQALIAAFDPMLRKSERGRLIAITSSVGRDPRAFWGAYGASKAALETLVLSYGEEVRNLAPIKAAIVDPGATATTMRARAYPGEDPSTLKPPSAVADAVVDLLKSDFETGHRLEVKA from the coding sequence GTGCCAGGAAGATTTGAAGGACAGCTTGCCCTGGTGACGGGCGCCAGCCGGGGCATCGGCGCGGCGATCGCGGAGGGACTGGGACGCGAGGGCGCCCATGTCATCCTCACCGCCCGCACGGCCGAGGGGCTTGAGGAAGTCGAAGAGCGCATCCACCAGACCGGCGGCAGCGCCACGATCGCGCCGCTCGACCTCACCGACGGCGAGAGCATCGGCCGGCTCGCAGCGGCCGTCCGCGAGCGCTGGGGCGCGCTCGACATGCTCATTCTCAACGCGGCAATGCTGGGCAGCCTCACCCCGGTCCCGAGCATCGACGGCAAGGAGTTCAACAAGCTCCTGACCCTGAACCTGCTCGCCCAGCAGGCCCTGATCGCCGCTTTCGACCCGATGCTGCGCAAGAGCGAGCGCGGACGCCTGATCGCCATCACCTCCAGCGTCGGCCGCGACCCCCGCGCCTTCTGGGGCGCCTATGGCGCCTCCAAGGCGGCGCTGGAGACGCTGGTGCTGAGCTATGGCGAGGAGGTGCGCAATCTCGCGCCGATCAAGGCCGCCATCGTCGACCCCGGCGCCACCGCCACCACCATGCGCGCCCGCGCCTATCCCGGCGAAGACCCGTCCACGCTGAAGCCGCCCAGCGCGGTGGCCGATGCGGTGGTGGATTTGCTGAAGAGCGATTTCGAAACGGGGCACCGGCTAGAGGTAAAGGCTTAG
- a CDS encoding SAM-dependent methyltransferase → MTEQPRGRHLVAADRAFATGGGCLARLSGGGFHKVLNRIDAGLLEGGIDATLPDGSHRILGGRKPGPMPIVHVHSWRALVRLMTSGSVGWYKAWALGEWSSPDPVPLFDLFMRNGESLGEVARAKGLWRSINRGAHFLRRNSRARARENIAFHYDLGNDFYRAWLDESMTYSSALFADGDDGLEAAQARKIRALLDRLDLKPGQRLLEIGCGWGSLAEIAARDYGVDVVGLTLSEEQKAYADQRIAAAGLSDRVSIALTDYRDVEGEFDAVASVEMVEAVGQAYWPAYLQAIAGAMKPGGKAAVQLISIREPLFDAYAASADFIQTYIFPGGMLISEPRFRAMAGEAGLDWHDRHDFGLDYARTLKIWRERYEAAVSERRLPAGFDEAFHNLWRYYLMYCEGGFRGGGIDVAQVTLVKE, encoded by the coding sequence ATGACCGAGCAGCCCAGAGGCCGCCATCTTGTCGCCGCCGATCGCGCCTTTGCGACCGGTGGAGGGTGCCTCGCACGGCTGTCCGGAGGTGGGTTTCACAAGGTCTTGAACCGGATCGACGCCGGTCTCCTCGAGGGCGGGATCGACGCGACGCTGCCGGACGGCAGCCATCGCATCCTCGGCGGCCGAAAGCCGGGGCCGATGCCGATTGTCCACGTCCATAGCTGGCGGGCGCTGGTGCGGCTGATGACCTCGGGTTCGGTCGGCTGGTACAAGGCCTGGGCCCTCGGCGAATGGTCGAGCCCCGATCCCGTGCCCCTGTTCGACCTGTTCATGCGCAACGGCGAGAGCCTGGGCGAAGTGGCCCGCGCCAAGGGGCTGTGGCGCTCGATCAACCGCGGCGCCCATTTCCTCCGCCGCAACAGCCGGGCGAGGGCGCGCGAGAACATCGCCTTCCACTACGACCTCGGCAACGATTTCTACCGCGCCTGGCTCGATGAGAGCATGACCTATTCCAGCGCTCTCTTCGCCGACGGGGACGATGGTCTTGAGGCGGCGCAGGCCCGGAAAATACGAGCGCTGCTTGACCGGCTCGATCTGAAGCCCGGCCAGCGCCTGCTCGAGATCGGCTGCGGCTGGGGCTCGCTCGCGGAGATCGCGGCACGGGACTACGGGGTCGATGTCGTCGGCCTCACCCTCTCCGAGGAGCAGAAGGCATATGCGGACCAACGCATCGCCGCCGCCGGCCTCTCCGATCGCGTCTCGATCGCGCTCACCGACTATCGCGACGTGGAAGGGGAATTCGACGCCGTCGCCAGCGTGGAGATGGTGGAGGCGGTCGGGCAGGCTTACTGGCCTGCCTATCTCCAGGCGATCGCCGGCGCGATGAAACCTGGAGGCAAGGCGGCGGTCCAGCTCATCTCGATCCGCGAGCCGCTGTTCGACGCCTATGCCGCCAGCGCCGACTTCATCCAGACCTACATTTTCCCCGGCGGCATGCTGATCAGCGAGCCGCGCTTTCGCGCGATGGCTGGCGAGGCGGGCCTAGACTGGCACGACCGGCACGACTTCGGCCTGGATTACGCGCGGACGCTCAAAATCTGGCGCGAACGCTACGAGGCCGCGGTGTCGGAACGACGCCTACCGGCCGGTTTCGACGAGGCGTTCCACAATCTCTGGCGCTACTATCTCATGTACTGCGAAGGCGGCTTCCGCGGCGGCGGCATCGACGTCGCGCAGGTGACGCTGGTGAAGGAATAA
- a CDS encoding 2-oxoacid:acceptor oxidoreductase subunit alpha: protein MATATHLVTPEDAQTAAPLESVVVRFAGDSGDGMQLTGGQFTLSTALAGNDLATFPDFPAEIRAPQGTTFGVSAFQINFGSAAIETAGDAPDVLIAMNPAALKTNVGSLKPGGLVIADEGEFGARNLAKAGYESNPLEDGSLAKWQLIHFNISQLTLDAVKPFGLGNKEALRCKNMWTLGLALWMFDRERQPIEDWLTAKFAKAPELAEANIAALNAGHAYGETAEIGGQLHQQHLDPAPAEPGLYRTVTGAESLSLGLVAGAQLAGLPMFFGGYPITPASAILHHLSRLKEYGVTTFQAEDEIAAIGSAIGASFAGSLGVTSSSGPGIALKTEAMGLAIMTELPLVIVNSQRGGPSTGLPTKTEQSDLYQAVYGRNGDAPMPVIAARSPADAFDCAIEAVRIATQYMTPVMLLTDGYIANAAEPWKVPDMGGYEPFPVRFHDEAPAEGESVNPYARDEKRARVWIKPGTPSLMHRIGGIEKNVGTGHIDYAPENHQAMTEMRANKVLGVADSIAPQDVCLGEPGGKLVVVGWGSTYGPIHQAVRRARRRGLDVSHVHLRHIWPLPKNLGDLLRSYDQIIVPEMNTGQLKTLLRDQYLVDARPLNKISGQPFKIAEIEAAIEEALS from the coding sequence ATGGCGACGGCCACCCATCTCGTAACGCCTGAAGACGCCCAGACGGCAGCGCCGCTCGAATCCGTCGTCGTGCGCTTTGCTGGCGATTCCGGCGACGGCATGCAGCTTACCGGCGGGCAGTTCACGCTCTCCACCGCGCTGGCCGGCAACGATCTCGCGACCTTCCCCGACTTCCCCGCCGAGATACGCGCGCCGCAGGGGACGACTTTCGGCGTCTCCGCCTTCCAGATCAATTTCGGCTCCGCGGCGATCGAGACGGCAGGCGATGCGCCGGACGTGCTGATCGCGATGAACCCAGCGGCGCTCAAGACCAATGTCGGCTCCTTGAAGCCCGGCGGACTCGTCATCGCCGACGAAGGCGAGTTCGGCGCGCGCAACCTCGCCAAGGCGGGCTATGAGAGCAATCCGCTCGAAGACGGCAGCCTCGCCAAGTGGCAGCTCATCCATTTCAACATCAGCCAGCTGACCCTCGACGCCGTGAAGCCCTTCGGCCTCGGCAACAAGGAAGCGCTGCGTTGCAAGAACATGTGGACCTTGGGTCTGGCGCTCTGGATGTTCGACCGCGAGCGCCAGCCCATCGAGGATTGGCTGACGGCGAAGTTCGCCAAGGCGCCGGAGCTTGCCGAGGCCAATATCGCGGCGCTCAACGCCGGCCATGCCTATGGCGAGACGGCGGAGATCGGGGGCCAGCTTCACCAGCAGCATCTCGATCCCGCGCCGGCCGAACCCGGCCTCTATCGCACCGTCACGGGCGCTGAGTCGCTGTCGCTTGGGCTGGTCGCCGGCGCCCAGTTGGCCGGGCTGCCGATGTTCTTCGGCGGCTATCCGATCACGCCGGCGAGCGCGATCCTGCACCATCTCTCCCGCCTCAAGGAATATGGCGTCACGACCTTCCAGGCGGAGGATGAGATCGCCGCTATCGGCAGCGCCATCGGCGCGAGCTTCGCCGGTTCGCTCGGGGTCACCTCTTCGTCCGGGCCTGGCATCGCGCTCAAGACCGAGGCGATGGGCCTCGCCATCATGACCGAACTGCCGCTGGTCATCGTCAATTCGCAGCGCGGCGGGCCTTCGACGGGGCTTCCCACCAAGACCGAGCAGTCGGACCTTTACCAGGCGGTCTATGGCCGCAACGGCGACGCGCCGATGCCGGTGATCGCCGCCCGCTCGCCCGCCGACGCCTTCGACTGCGCGATCGAGGCGGTGCGCATCGCCACCCAATATATGACGCCGGTGATGCTGCTCACCGACGGCTATATCGCCAATGCGGCCGAGCCCTGGAAGGTGCCGGACATGGGCGGCTACGAGCCGTTCCCGGTGCGCTTCCACGATGAGGCGCCGGCTGAAGGCGAGAGCGTAAACCCCTATGCCCGCGACGAAAAGCGTGCCCGCGTCTGGATCAAGCCGGGGACGCCGAGCCTGATGCACCGGATCGGCGGCATCGAGAAGAATGTCGGCACCGGCCATATCGACTATGCGCCCGAGAACCATCAGGCGATGACGGAGATGCGCGCGAACAAGGTGCTGGGCGTCGCCGACAGCATCGCGCCGCAGGACGTGTGCCTGGGCGAGCCGGGCGGCAAGCTCGTCGTCGTTGGGTGGGGGTCGACCTACGGTCCCATTCACCAGGCCGTGCGCCGGGCGCGGAGACGCGGCCTCGACGTCAGCCATGTCCATCTCCGCCACATCTGGCCGCTGCCGAAGAATCTGGGCGACCTTTTAAGGTCTTACGACCAGATCATCGTTCCAGAAATGAACACGGGGCAGCTGAAGACCCTGCTCCGCGACCAGTATCTGGTCGATGCCCGGCCGCTCAACAAGATCTCCGGCCAGCCCTTCAAGATTGCCGAGATCGAGGCCGCGATCGAGGAGGCGTTGTCGTGA
- a CDS encoding RNA pyrophosphohydrolase yields the protein MTDPTFLPYRPGAGVMLLNPEGKVFVAQRLDSTLEAWQMPQGGLDEGEDPEAGALRELEEETGIKPSQVEILARCPVELTYDLPDDLVGKMWQGQWRGQRQSWFLCRFTGRDEDVNIETEHPEFRAWKWADPEELPAMIVPFKKTLYEDVLKAFEAWL from the coding sequence ATGACCGATCCGACTTTCCTCCCCTACCGCCCCGGCGCCGGCGTGATGCTCCTCAACCCTGAGGGCAAGGTTTTCGTCGCCCAGCGGCTCGATAGCACTCTCGAAGCCTGGCAGATGCCTCAGGGCGGTCTCGACGAAGGCGAGGATCCGGAAGCCGGCGCTCTCAGGGAACTGGAGGAGGAAACCGGCATCAAGCCGAGCCAGGTCGAAATCCTCGCCCGCTGCCCCGTCGAACTCACCTACGACCTTCCCGACGACCTCGTCGGCAAGATGTGGCAGGGCCAGTGGCGCGGCCAGCGCCAGTCCTGGTTCCTCTGCCGCTTCACCGGCCGCGACGAGGACGTGAACATCGAGACGGAGCATCCCGAGTTCCGCGCCTGGAAATGGGCCGATCCCGAGGAGCTGCCGGCGATGATCGTGCCGTTCAAGAAGACCCTCTACGAGGATGTGCTGAAGGCGTTCGAGGCGTGGCTGTAG
- the purF gene encoding amidophosphoribosyltransferase, with protein MLTTHPFDDDKLREECGVFGIWGAETASAVVALGLHALQHRGQEAAGITSWDGKSFHSHRAQGHVAGNFDRDDIIRSLAGQAAIGHVRYSTTGETALRNVQPLFAELASGGFAVAHNGNISNALKLRRELNRRGSIFQSTSDTEVIIHLVATSTYRTLLDRFIDALKQVEGAYSLVCLTSEGVIACRDPLGIRPLVMGRLGDAYIFASETVALDVVGATYIRSVEPGELIIVSERGVKSHRPFAAVRPRPCIFEHVYFSRPDSLVDGSSVYSVRKRIGAELAIENPVESDYVVPVPDSGVPAAIGYAQQSGIPFELGIIRSHYVGRTFIQPGDAVRHLGVKLKHNANSALIQGKRLVLIDDSIVRGTTSLKIVQMLRDAGAKEIHMRIASPPTRHSCFYGVDTPERAKLLAAQMNVAEMADYINADSLAFLSIDGLYRALGEDVRDEAQPQHCDACFTGDYPTRLTDHEEHEPADQLALLSERYA; from the coding sequence ATGCTGACCACCCACCCTTTCGACGATGACAAATTACGCGAGGAATGCGGCGTTTTCGGTATCTGGGGCGCCGAGACGGCCTCGGCCGTGGTCGCCCTCGGACTCCACGCGCTGCAGCACCGCGGCCAGGAAGCCGCCGGCATCACCAGCTGGGACGGCAAGAGCTTTCATAGCCACCGCGCCCAGGGCCATGTCGCCGGAAATTTCGACCGCGACGACATCATCCGCAGCTTGGCCGGGCAAGCAGCGATCGGCCATGTTCGCTACTCAACCACGGGCGAGACCGCGCTCCGCAACGTGCAGCCCCTCTTCGCCGAGCTGGCTTCGGGCGGCTTCGCGGTCGCCCATAACGGCAATATCTCAAACGCCCTGAAGCTGCGCCGCGAGCTCAACCGCCGCGGCTCCATCTTCCAATCGACCAGTGACACCGAGGTCATCATCCACCTCGTCGCGACGTCCACCTATCGGACCCTGCTCGACCGCTTCATCGACGCGCTGAAACAGGTTGAGGGCGCCTACAGCCTCGTCTGCCTCACCAGCGAAGGCGTGATTGCCTGCCGCGACCCGCTCGGCATCCGGCCGCTGGTCATGGGCCGCCTCGGCGACGCCTATATCTTTGCCTCCGAGACGGTGGCTCTGGACGTGGTCGGCGCGACCTATATCCGCTCGGTCGAGCCGGGCGAGCTGATCATTGTCTCGGAGCGCGGCGTGAAGTCGCACCGTCCTTTTGCGGCGGTTCGCCCGCGGCCCTGCATTTTCGAGCATGTCTATTTCTCGCGGCCGGACAGCCTCGTCGACGGCTCCTCCGTCTATTCGGTTCGGAAACGCATCGGCGCCGAGCTGGCGATCGAGAATCCTGTCGAGTCCGATTATGTCGTGCCGGTGCCCGACAGCGGCGTTCCGGCGGCGATCGGCTACGCCCAGCAATCGGGCATTCCGTTCGAGCTCGGCATCATCCGCTCCCATTATGTCGGCCGGACGTTCATCCAGCCGGGGGATGCCGTCCGCCATCTGGGCGTCAAGTTGAAACACAACGCCAACAGCGCGCTCATCCAGGGCAAGCGCCTGGTCCTCATCGACGATTCGATCGTGCGCGGCACGACCAGCCTCAAGATCGTGCAGATGCTACGCGATGCCGGCGCCAAGGAGATCCACATGCGGATCGCCTCGCCGCCGACCCGGCACAGCTGCTTCTATGGCGTCGATACGCCCGAGCGCGCCAAGCTGCTCGCCGCGCAGATGAACGTCGCCGAGATGGCCGATTACATCAACGCCGACAGCCTCGCCTTCCTGTCGATCGACGGCCTTTACCGCGCGCTCGGCGAGGATGTGCGCGACGAGGCCCAGCCGCAGCATTGCGACGCCTGCTTCACCGGCGATTATCCGACCCGGCTCACCGACCATGAGGAACATGAGCCGGCCGACCAGCTCGCGCTCCTCTCCGAACGCTACGCTTAG
- a CDS encoding TerC family protein — translation MESLLALFSDPAVWAALVALVVMEIVLGIDNLIFISILTNKLPEHQQQKARRVGIGLALFMRLALLSMIAWLVGLTEPVIDLGFQGAPGQYGEPTFETQFSWRDLILIAGGLFLVWKATKEIHHNVDPHPNDDVFDVGRTTMTFGATIAQILVLDLVFSVDSILTAVGMTEHLPVMVIAVVTAVLVMLLAADPMANFIKRNPTVVMLALGFLLMIGAVLIADGFGVHVPKGYIYTAMAFSAGIEGLNIWARRRKAAVETSG, via the coding sequence ATGGAAAGTCTACTCGCCCTTTTTTCCGATCCCGCCGTCTGGGCGGCGCTCGTCGCCCTGGTGGTGATGGAGATCGTGCTCGGCATCGACAATCTCATCTTCATCTCGATCCTGACCAACAAGCTGCCCGAGCATCAGCAGCAGAAGGCGCGCCGCGTCGGCATCGGCCTTGCGTTGTTCATGCGGCTGGCCTTGCTGTCGATGATCGCCTGGCTGGTGGGGTTGACCGAGCCGGTCATCGATCTCGGCTTCCAAGGGGCGCCGGGCCAATATGGCGAGCCGACGTTCGAGACGCAGTTTTCCTGGCGCGACCTGATCCTGATCGCCGGCGGCTTGTTCCTGGTGTGGAAGGCGACCAAGGAAATCCACCACAATGTCGATCCGCATCCCAATGACGACGTGTTCGATGTCGGACGGACGACGATGACGTTCGGCGCAACCATCGCCCAGATCCTGGTGCTGGACCTCGTCTTCTCGGTCGATTCGATCCTGACGGCGGTGGGCATGACGGAGCATCTGCCGGTGATGGTGATCGCGGTGGTCACGGCGGTGCTGGTGATGCTGCTTGCGGCCGATCCGATGGCGAACTTCATCAAGCGGAACCCGACGGTGGTGATGCTGGCGCTCGGGTTCCTGCTGATGATCGGCGCGGTGCTGATCGCCGACGGCTTCGGCGTGCATGTGCCCAAGGGCTATATCTATACGGCGATGGCTTTCTCGGCCGGGATCGAAGGGCTCAACATCTGGGCCCGGCGGAGGAAAGCGGCAGTGGAAACGAGCGGCTGA
- a CDS encoding manganese efflux pump MntP family protein, whose protein sequence is MSPFSIAILAFSMSADACAAAMARGVATKPSLSAAIKGGLVFGVVETLTPLVGWAFGLAASNYIASVDHWVAFALLCIVGGKMALEAIDRFGVADGDVEGGLAGGGTLTLILTAVATSIDAAAVGVTLALVSVNIVSVALAIGLTTFVLATAGMMIGRRFGAKFGPVVEVIGGVGLIAIGTAILLDHTGVLS, encoded by the coding sequence ATGTCTCCCTTCTCCATCGCCATATTGGCCTTCAGCATGTCCGCCGACGCTTGCGCGGCGGCGATGGCGCGTGGCGTCGCGACAAAACCGAGCCTGTCCGCTGCGATCAAGGGCGGCCTTGTCTTCGGCGTGGTCGAGACTCTCACCCCCCTGGTCGGTTGGGCATTCGGCCTGGCCGCGAGCAACTATATCGCGTCGGTCGATCACTGGGTCGCATTCGCCCTCCTCTGCATCGTCGGCGGCAAGATGGCGCTGGAGGCGATCGACCGGTTCGGTGTCGCGGACGGTGACGTGGAGGGCGGGCTTGCGGGCGGTGGAACCCTGACGCTGATCCTGACGGCCGTTGCCACCAGCATCGACGCCGCTGCCGTCGGGGTCACCCTGGCACTGGTGAGCGTGAACATCGTCTCGGTCGCTCTTGCGATCGGCCTCACGACCTTCGTTCTCGCAACGGCAGGCATGATGATCGGTCGAAGGTTCGGAGCGAAGTTCGGACCGGTCGTCGAAGTGATTGGCGGTGTGGGTCTCATCGCCATCGGCACGGCCATCCTGCTCGATCACACAGGCGTGTTGAGCTGA
- a CDS encoding arginine N-succinyltransferase: MSFRIRPATNDDFRAIYEMAKLTGGGFTNLPADKASLVAKLSRSDEAFSSDAEEQGNDLFVMVLENVETGQIRGTCQMFGQVGTEWPFYSYRISTLTQTSKALGKTFRAEMLTLVTDFEGSSEVGGLFLHPGERAGGLGMLLARSRYLFVKQHRKRFGSRVLAELRGVIDEAGGSPFWDAIAGRFFGMNFQEADEFNATHGNQFIADLMPKTPIYTAMLPESARAVMGVPHPSGRAAMKMLEREGFKFDGYIDIFDGGPTVSCETDNIRTVRESKEYTLSGVNEDWDSEPVMLAAGRLKDFRACYGNVGLDDDGKATIDPSAAELLEVRPGDRLVAMGR, from the coding sequence GTGAGTTTTCGAATCCGTCCCGCTACCAACGACGACTTCCGGGCCATCTACGAGATGGCAAAGCTCACCGGCGGGGGCTTCACCAACCTCCCCGCCGACAAGGCCTCGCTGGTCGCCAAGCTCAGCCGCTCCGACGAGGCCTTCTCCAGCGACGCCGAGGAGCAGGGCAACGACCTGTTCGTGATGGTGCTGGAGAATGTCGAGACCGGCCAGATACGCGGCACCTGCCAGATGTTCGGCCAGGTCGGCACCGAATGGCCCTTCTACTCCTATCGCATCAGCACCCTCACCCAGACCTCCAAGGCGCTCGGCAAGACCTTCCGCGCCGAGATGCTGACCCTCGTCACCGACTTCGAGGGCTCATCCGAAGTGGGCGGCCTCTTCCTCCACCCCGGCGAGCGCGCCGGCGGCCTCGGCATGCTGCTCGCCCGCAGCCGCTATCTGTTCGTCAAGCAGCATCGCAAAAGATTCGGCAGCCGCGTGCTGGCCGAGCTTCGTGGCGTGATCGACGAGGCGGGCGGCTCGCCTTTCTGGGACGCCATCGCCGGCCGCTTCTTCGGCATGAACTTTCAGGAGGCCGACGAGTTCAACGCCACCCACGGCAACCAGTTCATCGCCGACCTCATGCCCAAGACGCCGATCTACACGGCGATGCTGCCTGAGAGCGCCCGGGCGGTGATGGGCGTCCCCCACCCTTCCGGCCGAGCCGCGATGAAGATGCTGGAGCGGGAAGGCTTCAAATTCGATGGCTATATCGACATTTTCGACGGCGGGCCGACCGTGTCGTGCGAGACCGACAACATCCGCACCGTGCGTGAGTCGAAGGAATATACGCTGTCCGGCGTGAACGAGGATTGGGACAGCGAGCCGGTCATGCTCGCCGCCGGCCGCCTCAAGGACTTCCGCGCCTGCTACGGCAATGTCGGCCTGGACGATGACGGCAAGGCGACGATCGACCCCAGCGCCGCCGAGCTGCTGGAAGTCCGGCCGGGCGACCGCCTAGTGGCGATGGGGCGCTGA
- a CDS encoding 2-oxoacid:ferredoxin oxidoreductase subunit beta produces the protein MNEMTKLTPKDFATDQEVRWCPGCGDYAVLKAVQRTMPELGVKPENTVFISGIGCSSRFPYYMETYGFHTIHGRAPTIATGVKLANPELDVWIITGDGDALSIGGNHTMHVLRRNLDCQILLFNNEIYGLTKGQYSPTSRVGTRSPSTPFGSVDRPANPCAFALGSAGRFVARAIDVSKQLPEVLKAAHAHRGAAFVEIFQNCIVYNDDVFASFTAKENAGNQLWLKAGEPMLFANGAKGITLDREALTLKVVDVADGDWEAAGVLVHDPKNKAVAHMLVDMPFGAFPMALGVIYDDPRPTFESAVVQQNAEASAGKAPDLQALVGKGQSWMVTKEPHAI, from the coding sequence ATGAATGAAATGACCAAATTGACCCCCAAGGATTTCGCCACCGACCAGGAGGTGCGCTGGTGCCCCGGCTGCGGCGACTATGCCGTGCTGAAGGCGGTGCAGCGGACCATGCCGGAGCTGGGCGTGAAGCCGGAGAACACGGTGTTCATTTCCGGCATCGGCTGCTCGTCGCGCTTTCCTTATTATATGGAGACCTACGGCTTCCACACGATCCACGGCCGCGCGCCGACGATCGCGACGGGGGTGAAGCTCGCCAATCCGGAGCTGGACGTGTGGATCATCACCGGCGACGGCGACGCGCTGTCGATCGGTGGCAATCACACCATGCATGTGCTCCGCCGCAACCTCGATTGCCAGATACTGCTTTTCAACAACGAGATTTATGGCCTTACGAAAGGCCAATATTCTCCGACGAGCCGGGTCGGTACCCGCTCGCCGTCGACGCCGTTCGGGTCCGTGGACCGTCCGGCGAACCCTTGTGCCTTTGCGCTCGGCTCGGCGGGCCGCTTCGTCGCGCGCGCGATCGACGTCAGCAAGCAACTGCCCGAGGTGCTGAAGGCGGCTCACGCCCATAGAGGCGCGGCCTTCGTCGAGATTTTCCAGAACTGCATCGTCTATAATGACGACGTCTTCGCGTCCTTCACCGCCAAGGAGAATGCGGGCAACCAGCTCTGGCTGAAGGCCGGGGAGCCGATGCTGTTTGCGAACGGCGCGAAGGGTATCACCCTCGACCGCGAGGCGCTGACCCTGAAGGTCGTCGACGTGGCGGACGGCGACTGGGAGGCCGCTGGCGTCCTCGTCCACGATCCGAAGAACAAGGCCGTCGCCCACATGCTGGTCGACATGCCGTTCGGCGCCTTCCCAATGGCGCTCGGCGTCATCTACGACGATCCCCGCCCGACGTTCGAGAGCGCCGTCGTCCAGCAGAATGCCGAGGCGAGCGCGGGCAAGGCGCCCGACCTCCAGGCGCTGGTCGGCAAGGGTCAGAGCTGGATGGTCACCAAGGAGCCGCACGCGATTTGA
- a CDS encoding hydrolase: MTSDERAVLDRAAGEPMLDQVTAWAAVNSGSRNLDGLASMAAIYADVFAALPGEVALKAPSPVEAMQADGSLKRVAHGRNLHVTVRREAPVQLLFTGHMDTVFGVDHPFQDVTWREKDRVLGGPGVADMKGGIAVMLAALKAVETSEAARNLGYEIVINSDEEVGSPGSAALLAEAARGKTAALTYEPAALPDGTLAGARPGSGNFSIFIQGRSAHAGRNPEDGRNAIVAAADLTLRLARAKGEGLSVNPARIDGGGPNNVVPDHAVLRVNMRPIGPEQQQRAQAALDEAVAAVAAEHDVQVHVHGGFARPPKPLDPKAEKLFALVKRCGADLGQDISWRATGGVCDGNNIAACGVPVVDTMGVRGGAIHSSDEYMIVESLAERAQLSALTILRLASGAPL, encoded by the coding sequence ATGACGAGTGACGAACGCGCGGTGCTGGACCGGGCCGCGGGGGAGCCGATGCTGGATCAGGTGACGGCCTGGGCGGCGGTCAACAGCGGCTCGCGCAACCTCGATGGCCTCGCCTCCATGGCGGCAATTTATGCAGATGTATTCGCGGCGCTGCCGGGCGAGGTGGCGCTGAAGGCGCCCTCGCCGGTCGAGGCGATGCAGGCGGACGGGTCGCTGAAGCGGGTAGCGCATGGCCGCAACCTCCATGTGACGGTGCGGCGCGAGGCGCCGGTGCAGCTGCTCTTCACCGGCCACATGGACACCGTGTTCGGAGTCGATCACCCGTTCCAGGACGTCACCTGGCGCGAGAAGGACAGGGTGCTCGGCGGGCCCGGCGTCGCCGACATGAAGGGCGGCATCGCCGTGATGCTGGCGGCGCTGAAGGCAGTCGAGACAAGCGAGGCGGCGCGCAACCTCGGCTATGAGATCGTCATCAACAGCGACGAGGAGGTCGGCTCGCCCGGCTCGGCGGCGTTGCTGGCCGAGGCGGCACGGGGCAAGACGGCGGCGCTCACCTACGAGCCGGCCGCGCTGCCCGACGGCACGCTCGCCGGGGCGCGGCCGGGAAGCGGCAATTTCTCGATCTTCATCCAGGGCCGCAGCGCCCATGCCGGACGCAATCCGGAGGACGGGCGCAACGCCATCGTCGCCGCCGCCGACCTCACCCTCCGCCTCGCCCGCGCCAAGGGCGAAGGCCTCTCCGTCAATCCGGCCCGCATCGACGGCGGCGGCCCCAACAATGTCGTTCCGGACCATGCTGTGCTGCGGGTCAACATGCGCCCGATCGGACCGGAGCAGCAGCAGCGCGCCCAGGCCGCGCTGGATGAGGCCGTCGCCGCCGTCGCCGCCGAACATGATGTGCAAGTCCACGTCCATGGCGGCTTCGCCCGCCCGCCCAAGCCGCTCGACCCGAAGGCCGAGAAGCTGTTCGCCCTCGTCAAGCGCTGCGGCGCCGATCTCGGCCAGGACATAAGCTGGCGCGCCACCGGCGGCGTCTGCGACGGCAACAATATCGCGGCCTGCGGCGTGCCCGTCGTCGACACGATGGGCGTGCGCGGCGGCGCCATCCACTCGTCGGACGAATATATGATCGTCGAGAGCCTCGCCGAGCGCGCCCAGCTCTCCGCCCTCACCATTCTTCGCCTCGCTTCCGGAGCCCCTTTGTGA